Proteins encoded by one window of Seriola aureovittata isolate HTS-2021-v1 ecotype China chromosome 4, ASM2101889v1, whole genome shotgun sequence:
- the gemin7 gene encoding gem-associated protein 7 isoform X2 — translation MATPVSVLRLPKGPDPNSRGFDPKSPRFIALCRTSISTSAASEDDPEQLQREQHARSVLRESFLRCLLSMTNKKVEFHMYEKVKVEATFGASDIDVLNFQVSDLHTPIGVQKEALIRCQDVISFTFNV, via the coding sequence ATGGCGACACCTGTGTCTGTACTCCGCCTGCCCAAAGGACCGGACCCTAACAGCCGCGGATTTGACCCGAAATCACCACGTTTCATTGCTCTCTGTCGCACCTCCATCTCCACTTCAGCTGCCTCAGAAGACGAccctgagcagctgcagagagagcagcatgCACGGTCTGTGCTGAGGGAGAGTTTTCTCCGGTGTCTGCTCTCTATGACCAACAAAAAAGTTGAATTTCATATGTATGAGAAGGTGAAGGTGGAGGCCACGTTTGGAGCGTCTGACATCGATGTGCTGAACTTTCAGGTGTCAGACTTGCACACTCCCATCGGGGTGCAGAAAGAGGCACTTATCAGGTGTCAGGATGtgatttcatttacttttaatgTATGA
- the gemin7 gene encoding gem-associated protein 7 isoform X1: MQLLMLLACGQMLTERLSMATPVSVLRLPKGPDPNSRGFDPKSPRFIALCRTSISTSAASEDDPEQLQREQHARSVLRESFLRCLLSMTNKKVEFHMYEKVKVEATFGASDIDVLNFQVSDLHTPIGVQKEALIRCQDVISFTFNV; the protein is encoded by the exons ATGCAGCTGCTAATGCTGCTAGCTTGTGGACAGA TGTTGACAGAAAGACTCAGCATGGCGACACCTGTGTCTGTACTCCGCCTGCCCAAAGGACCGGACCCTAACAGCCGCGGATTTGACCCGAAATCACCACGTTTCATTGCTCTCTGTCGCACCTCCATCTCCACTTCAGCTGCCTCAGAAGACGAccctgagcagctgcagagagagcagcatgCACGGTCTGTGCTGAGGGAGAGTTTTCTCCGGTGTCTGCTCTCTATGACCAACAAAAAAGTTGAATTTCATATGTATGAGAAGGTGAAGGTGGAGGCCACGTTTGGAGCGTCTGACATCGATGTGCTGAACTTTCAGGTGTCAGACTTGCACACTCCCATCGGGGTGCAGAAAGAGGCACTTATCAGGTGTCAGGATGtgatttcatttacttttaatgTATGA